From Bosea sp. NBC_00550, the proteins below share one genomic window:
- the ctrA gene encoding response regulator transcription factor CtrA, producing MRVLLIEDDSATAQSIELMLKSESFNVYTTDLGEEGVDLGKLYDYDIILLDLNLPDMSGYEVLRSLRVAKVKTPILILSGLAGIEDKVKGLGFGADDYLTKPFHKDELVARIHAIVRRSKGHAQSVITTGDLVVNLDTKTVEVDAARVHLTGKEYQMLELLSLRKGTTLTKEMFLNHLYGGMDEPELKIIDVFICKLRKKLANASDGKNYIETVWGRGYVLREPSDVEERIPA from the coding sequence ATGCGGGTTCTGCTGATCGAGGACGATAGCGCGACCGCTCAAAGCATCGAGCTCATGCTCAAATCCGAGAGCTTCAACGTCTACACGACGGATCTCGGCGAAGAGGGCGTCGATCTCGGCAAGCTCTACGACTACGACATCATCCTGCTCGACCTGAACCTCCCCGACATGTCGGGTTACGAGGTTCTGCGCAGCTTGCGGGTCGCCAAGGTCAAGACGCCGATCCTGATCCTGTCCGGCCTCGCCGGCATCGAGGACAAGGTGAAGGGCCTCGGCTTCGGTGCCGACGACTACCTCACCAAGCCGTTCCACAAGGACGAACTGGTCGCCCGCATCCATGCGATCGTGCGCCGCTCGAAGGGCCACGCCCAGTCGGTCATCACCACCGGCGACCTCGTGGTCAACCTCGACACCAAGACCGTGGAAGTCGACGCCGCCCGCGTCCACCTCACCGGCAAGGAATACCAGATGCTGGAGCTGCTCTCGCTCCGGAAGGGCACGACGCTCACCAAGGAGATGTTCCTCAACCATCTCTATGGCGGAATGGACGAGCCCGAGCTCAAGATCATCGATGTGTTCATCTGCAAGCTGCGCAAGAAGCTGGCGAATGCGTCGGACGGCAAGAACTACATCGAGACCGTCTGGGGCCGCGGCTATGTGCTGCGCGAGCCCAGCGATGTCGAGGAACGCATTCCGGCCTGA
- a CDS encoding response regulator, translating to MKYCLVVDDSAVIRKVARRILEGLQFRIAEAEDGARAIDACKGEMPDAVLLDWNMPIMDGYEFLRTLRQMPGGKRPKVVFCTTENDIAHIARAMHAGADEYIMKPFDKEIVASKFHQVGLL from the coding sequence ATGAAATATTGCCTCGTCGTCGATGACTCAGCGGTGATCCGGAAAGTCGCGCGCCGGATTCTGGAAGGTCTGCAATTCCGTATCGCCGAAGCCGAAGACGGCGCGCGCGCGATCGACGCCTGCAAGGGCGAGATGCCCGATGCCGTGCTGCTCGACTGGAACATGCCGATCATGGACGGCTACGAATTCCTGCGCACGCTGCGCCAGATGCCGGGCGGCAAGCGGCCGAAAGTCGTCTTCTGCACCACGGAAAACGACATCGCCCACATCGCGCGCGCCATGCATGCGGGCGCCGACGAGTACATCATGAAACCGTTCGACAAGGAGATCGTGGCGTCGAAGTTCCATCAGGTCGGCCTGCTCTGA
- the chpT gene encoding histidine phosphotransferase ChpT: MTAISLDSLDLAALLCSRVCHDVISPVGAIVNALEVLEEDDPSMRDFALELIKKSARNASARLQFARLAFGAAGSAGAMIDLGDAGNVANGFLNDEKLSLDWDAPRALLPKNQVKLVLNLLVIAAQAVPRGGKLVSRATVEGEQGSFEITATGSHARIPAHVEELLAGEAPGGAIDAHAVQPVYTGMVARAAGMAISVAIEGETVTIKAAKAA; encoded by the coding sequence ATGACCGCCATCTCGCTCGACTCGCTCGACCTGGCCGCTCTTCTGTGCAGCCGCGTCTGCCATGACGTGATCAGCCCGGTCGGCGCGATTGTCAACGCTCTGGAGGTCCTGGAGGAAGACGACCCCTCGATGCGCGACTTCGCGCTCGAACTCATCAAGAAGAGTGCGCGCAACGCTTCGGCACGCCTGCAATTCGCCCGCCTGGCCTTCGGCGCCGCCGGATCGGCCGGCGCGATGATCGATCTCGGCGATGCCGGCAACGTCGCCAATGGCTTCCTCAACGACGAGAAGCTCTCGCTCGATTGGGATGCCCCGCGCGCCCTGCTGCCGAAGAACCAGGTCAAGCTCGTGCTGAATCTGCTGGTCATCGCGGCGCAGGCCGTGCCGCGCGGCGGCAAGCTCGTCTCGCGCGCCACCGTCGAGGGCGAGCAGGGCAGCTTCGAGATCACCGCCACCGGCTCGCATGCCCGGATTCCCGCCCATGTCGAGGAGTTGCTGGCCGGCGAAGCTCCGGGAGGCGCGATCGACGCCCATGCCGTCCAGCCGGTCTACACCGGCATGGTCGCGCGCGCCGCCGGCATGGCGATCTCCGTCGCGATCGAAGGCGAGACGGTGACCATCAAGGCGGCCAAGGCGGCCTGA
- the cheB gene encoding chemotaxis-specific protein-glutamate methyltransferase CheB, which produces MMATRLSSPTPANRHKTVVIADDSVVVRGLFARWLGEAGHFHVVAVAGDGETAVAHATRYKPDVMVLDLDMPGVDGAAALPQILRESPNTGVLLAATLNERNTRIALECMTKGAMDVVSKPDSRSGMTLSLDFRSEFLLKLGNIAHTPIKPGSLPPEVDVVDLHHTGPVNLRPLVSVMPRYLVIGASTGGPRSVAKALFDIGDGLHDLTTLVVQHMPPLFTASFAEQVASHIGVPAREPFDGERLTRGTVYVAPGGRHLGIDRRLGHIVARIGDEAPVNFCRPAVDVLFNDAARHLGAAALGLVLTGMGSDGTEGAGALRKAGAAVLAQDEQSSTIWGMPGSVVRARHASAVIPLDEIGASIRCLVRGVQPA; this is translated from the coding sequence ATGATGGCTACCCGCCTTTCCTCTCCAACTCCGGCGAACCGGCACAAGACGGTCGTGATCGCCGACGACTCCGTCGTCGTGCGCGGGCTTTTCGCGCGTTGGCTGGGGGAAGCCGGGCATTTCCACGTCGTCGCGGTCGCGGGGGACGGTGAAACCGCCGTCGCCCATGCGACGCGCTACAAGCCCGACGTGATGGTGCTCGACCTCGACATGCCCGGCGTCGACGGCGCAGCCGCCCTGCCCCAGATTCTCAGGGAGAGCCCCAATACCGGTGTTCTGCTCGCCGCCACGCTGAACGAACGCAACACCCGCATCGCGCTCGAATGCATGACCAAGGGCGCGATGGACGTCGTATCGAAGCCGGACAGCCGCAGCGGCATGACGCTCTCCCTGGATTTCCGCAGCGAATTCCTGCTCAAGCTCGGCAACATCGCCCACACGCCGATAAAGCCGGGCTCGCTGCCGCCGGAGGTCGATGTCGTCGACCTGCACCATACCGGTCCGGTCAATCTGCGCCCGCTCGTCTCGGTGATGCCGCGCTATCTCGTCATCGGCGCCTCCACCGGTGGCCCGCGCTCCGTCGCCAAGGCGCTATTCGATATCGGCGATGGCCTCCACGACCTGACGACGCTGGTCGTCCAGCATATGCCGCCGCTCTTCACCGCCTCCTTCGCCGAACAGGTCGCCAGCCATATCGGCGTGCCCGCGCGCGAGCCCTTCGACGGCGAGCGCCTGACGCGCGGCACGGTCTATGTCGCGCCCGGCGGGCGCCATCTCGGCATCGATCGCCGCCTCGGCCACATCGTCGCGCGCATCGGCGACGAAGCGCCGGTCAATTTCTGCCGGCCTGCGGTCGACGTGCTGTTCAACGACGCGGCACGCCATCTCGGCGCCGCGGCCCTCGGCCTCGTCCTCACCGGCATGGGCAGCGACGGCACCGAAGGCGCCGGCGCCCTGCGCAAGGCAGGCGCTGCCGTTCTGGCGCAGGACGAGCAGAGCAGCACGATCTGGGGCATGCCGGGCTCGGTCGTCCGCGCGCGCCACGCCAGCGCCGTGATCCCGCTCGACGAGATCGGCGCCTCGATCCGCTGCCTGGTGCGCGGGGTGCAGCCGGCATGA
- a CDS encoding 3'(2'),5'-bisphosphate nucleotidase CysQ family protein: protein MIGRDDPRLRDCDGLGRKLAEAARVSAAVLLAKRAARDVRLKADGSPVCSADLAADHAAKDALARLMPGFPIISEETADSVAPGEVFILLDPLDGTREFLAGGDSYCVAIAVVCDGRPIAGAIAAPAIGRLWFAGEHAYVQDFAGDGAALGEARRTEVRALPSDGPVALVSRFHGDGRSDGIASAMCCNKGIPVSSAVKFGMIASGEADLHVRCGQTMEWDIAAGDAILSAAGGIVLTLDGALPHYGVIQRQFRNPPFVAASSEALARRAIAGDSGC from the coding sequence ATGATCGGCCGTGACGATCCCCGCCTGCGCGATTGCGACGGGCTGGGACGCAAACTCGCGGAAGCCGCACGGGTCAGTGCCGCCGTCCTGCTGGCGAAGCGGGCGGCGCGTGACGTGAGGCTCAAGGCTGACGGCTCGCCGGTCTGCTCGGCGGACCTGGCGGCTGACCATGCGGCCAAGGATGCGCTGGCCCGGCTGATGCCCGGTTTTCCCATCATCAGCGAGGAGACCGCCGACAGCGTCGCGCCCGGCGAGGTCTTCATACTGCTCGATCCGCTGGACGGCACGCGCGAATTCCTCGCGGGCGGCGACAGCTACTGCGTCGCGATCGCGGTCGTGTGCGACGGCCGGCCGATCGCGGGTGCGATCGCCGCTCCGGCTATCGGACGGCTTTGGTTCGCGGGCGAGCACGCCTATGTGCAGGATTTTGCCGGCGACGGCGCGGCGCTCGGCGAAGCGCGCCGCACCGAGGTGCGCGCCCTTCCCAGCGATGGGCCGGTGGCGCTGGTCAGCCGCTTCCACGGCGACGGGCGCAGCGACGGCATCGCGTCGGCGATGTGCTGCAACAAGGGCATTCCGGTGTCATCCGCCGTGAAGTTCGGCATGATCGCCTCGGGCGAGGCGGACCTGCATGTGCGCTGTGGCCAGACCATGGAATGGGATATCGCGGCGGGCGACGCCATTCTTTCGGCGGCCGGCGGAATCGTGCTGACGCTCGACGGCGCCTTGCCGCATTACGGCGTCATCCAGCGGCAGTTCCGCAATCCGCCCTTCGTGGCTGCATCGAGCGAGGCGCTCGCGCGGCGCGCCATCGCCGGCGATAGCGGCTGCTGA
- a CDS encoding CheR family methyltransferase gives MTETDFAYLRLLLQQRSGLSLTADKQYLAESRLSILCRRRGVADIATLIGQLRLGRDRLLENAVVDAMTTNETLFFRDRTPFDLFRDVILPERLAANAASRSLRIWCAAVSSGQEAYSLAMLIDDIAGRLAGWKVEIIGTDISAEILEKARSGIYSQFEIQRGLPIQMLLKYFEQRGDKWQLTERLRHMVEFRQHNLLERNDHLGRFDIILCRNVLIYFDVPTKMKVLELLAPRLAPDGAFILGAAETVLGLATKFVGDPDHRGLYRQAPLAAQPRAVTTAGSRAYAAPLAGWRA, from the coding sequence ATGACCGAGACCGATTTCGCATATCTGCGGCTGCTGCTGCAGCAGCGTTCCGGCCTGTCGCTGACGGCCGACAAGCAGTACCTCGCCGAAAGCCGCCTCAGCATCCTCTGCCGCCGACGCGGCGTTGCCGACATCGCGACCCTGATCGGCCAGCTTCGGCTGGGGCGTGATCGCCTGCTGGAGAACGCCGTCGTCGATGCGATGACGACGAACGAGACGCTTTTTTTCCGCGACAGGACGCCGTTTGACCTGTTCCGCGACGTGATCCTGCCGGAACGCCTCGCTGCCAACGCTGCCAGCCGCTCGCTCCGCATCTGGTGTGCTGCGGTTTCGAGCGGGCAGGAAGCCTATTCGCTGGCCATGCTGATCGACGATATCGCCGGGCGCCTCGCCGGCTGGAAGGTCGAAATCATCGGCACGGATATTTCCGCGGAGATTCTCGAGAAAGCCCGGTCGGGCATCTACAGCCAGTTCGAGATCCAGCGCGGCCTGCCGATCCAGATGCTGCTGAAGTATTTCGAGCAGCGCGGCGATAAATGGCAACTCACTGAGCGCCTGCGCCACATGGTCGAGTTCCGCCAGCACAACCTGCTCGAGCGAAACGACCATCTCGGCCGCTTCGACATCATCTTATGTCGCAATGTGCTGATCTACTTCGACGTGCCGACCAAGATGAAGGTCCTGGAGCTGCTGGCCCCGCGGCTTGCGCCCGATGGAGCCTTCATTCTCGGCGCCGCGGAAACCGTGCTCGGGCTTGCGACGAAGTTCGTCGGCGATCCCGATCATCGGGGCCTCTACCGTCAGGCGCCCCTCGCCGCGCAGCCGCGTGCCGTCACGACGGCCGGATCCCGCGCCTATGCCGCGCCGCTCGCCGGCTGGCGTGCCTGA
- a CDS encoding TIGR01459 family HAD-type hydrolase — protein sequence MAVQVLKRAGDLLARYDVLISDVWGVVHDGLWALEPACDALMAFRERGGTVILLSNAPGPSQQVAGLLDTKRVPREAWDRLVTSGDVTRSLIAESHHKRAYHIGWQSDRAVFAGLDVELVDEERADIVVATELNDYRTETPEQYRPLLERFARRGLPFICGNPDLVVHVGEDLLPCAGSLATIYEALGGTVAWAGKPYRPAYDLALSAAADARGGRSVETGKVLVIGDAVRTDLAGARLMGFDSLFIAGGIHRDETMRGGEVDPAGLAKVLDGLAVQPIAAMAALA from the coding sequence ATGGCCGTTCAAGTCCTGAAGCGCGCGGGCGACCTCCTTGCCCGCTACGATGTGCTGATCAGCGACGTCTGGGGCGTCGTCCATGACGGGCTCTGGGCGCTGGAGCCGGCCTGCGACGCGCTGATGGCCTTCCGCGAGCGTGGCGGCACAGTGATTCTGCTCTCGAACGCGCCGGGGCCGTCGCAGCAGGTCGCCGGGCTGCTCGACACCAAGCGCGTGCCGCGCGAGGCCTGGGACAGGCTCGTCACCTCCGGCGACGTCACGCGCTCGCTCATCGCGGAGAGCCATCACAAGCGCGCCTATCATATCGGTTGGCAGAGCGACCGGGCGGTCTTCGCCGGGCTCGATGTCGAGCTGGTCGACGAGGAGCGGGCCGACATCGTCGTCGCGACCGAGCTCAACGACTACCGCACCGAGACGCCGGAGCAGTACCGGCCGCTGCTGGAGCGCTTCGCCCGGCGCGGTCTGCCCTTCATCTGCGGCAATCCCGATCTCGTCGTGCATGTCGGCGAGGATCTGCTGCCTTGCGCCGGGTCCCTCGCGACGATCTACGAGGCGCTGGGCGGCACTGTCGCCTGGGCCGGCAAGCCGTATCGCCCGGCCTATGACCTTGCACTGTCGGCGGCGGCCGATGCGCGCGGCGGCAGATCGGTCGAGACCGGCAAGGTGCTGGTGATCGGCGACGCGGTTCGCACCGATCTCGCCGGGGCGCGGCTGATGGGCTTCGACAGCCTGTTCATCGCCGGGGGCATTCATCGCGACGAGACCATGCGCGGCGGCGAGGTCGATCCGGCTGGGCTCGCCAAGGTACTGGACGGGCTCGCCGTCCAGCCGATCGCGGCGATGGCGGCGCTGGCTTGA
- a CDS encoding sugar kinase: MTDSHIDLLCLGEPLGEFNATRAETGAFLFGHGGDTSNCAVAAARQGMSVGYLGALGDDSAGHSIRALWKREGVDDAHVPTHPTAPTGLYFVDHGPSGHVFSYLRAGSAASLYGPRDLPRDLIRSARIVQASGISQAISAVACDAVFDAFETARKAGVLTAYDTNLRLKLWPLTRARAIIHAACAMADIVLPGLDDATQLTGLNDPDAIADFYLRLGARVVALTLGHEGSLVATPVRRERFRPIKVDAIDATGAGDCYDGAFLAEYLRTGDAFAAGAYANVAAALSTQGYGAVAPLPRRAEVEARIAAEAQA; the protein is encoded by the coding sequence GTGACAGACAGCCATATCGATCTTCTGTGCCTGGGCGAGCCGCTCGGCGAGTTCAACGCGACCCGGGCCGAGACCGGCGCCTTCCTGTTCGGGCATGGCGGCGATACGTCCAACTGTGCCGTCGCGGCCGCGCGGCAGGGCATGTCGGTGGGCTATCTCGGCGCGCTCGGCGATGACAGCGCCGGCCATTCGATCCGCGCGCTATGGAAGCGCGAGGGCGTCGACGATGCCCATGTCCCGACGCATCCGACCGCGCCGACCGGCCTTTATTTCGTCGATCACGGCCCGTCCGGCCATGTCTTCTCCTATCTGCGTGCCGGCTCGGCCGCGAGTCTCTACGGCCCGCGCGACCTGCCGCGCGATCTCATCCGCTCGGCCCGCATCGTCCAGGCCTCCGGCATCAGCCAGGCGATCTCGGCCGTTGCCTGCGACGCCGTGTTCGATGCCTTCGAGACTGCGCGCAAGGCCGGCGTGCTGACCGCCTACGACACCAATCTGCGGCTCAAGCTCTGGCCGCTCACGCGGGCGCGGGCGATCATCCATGCCGCCTGTGCGATGGCCGATATCGTGCTGCCCGGGCTGGACGATGCGACGCAGCTCACCGGGCTCAACGATCCCGATGCCATCGCCGATTTCTATCTCAGGCTTGGCGCGCGCGTCGTGGCGCTGACGCTCGGTCACGAGGGCTCGCTGGTCGCGACGCCGGTTCGGCGCGAGCGCTTCCGGCCGATCAAGGTCGATGCCATCGACGCGACCGGCGCCGGCGACTGCTATGACGGCGCCTTCCTGGCCGAGTATCTGCGCACGGGCGATGCCTTCGCTGCCGGCGCCTATGCCAATGTCGCCGCGGCCCTCTCGACGCAAGGCTATGGCGCCGTCGCGCCGCTGCCGCGCCGCGCCGAGGTCGAGGCGCGCATCGCTGCCGAGGCACAAGCCTGA
- a CDS encoding YHS domain-containing (seleno)protein — translation MKAATRQRWTSLAAGMACLSFVTPAAIAHTTSAEPASTASSISPGLPVGLPGLPSLGEAMQRDLRTGLAINGFDPVSYQLGGKPAAGRPEHELIHDGIVWRFASQANLEAFRDAPEVYAPAFAGFDPTGVANGVAVESDPSQFAIIGSRLFLFRSAENRQRFLQDAGLLAKAEDSWKSVLRFVAR, via the coding sequence ATGAAGGCCGCAACAAGGCAACGCTGGACCTCGCTTGCCGCAGGCATGGCTTGCCTGTCGTTCGTCACTCCTGCCGCGATCGCACACACGACCTCGGCCGAACCTGCCTCGACTGCATCGTCGATATCACCCGGCCTACCAGTCGGCTTGCCGGGGCTGCCGTCCCTGGGGGAGGCGATGCAGCGCGATCTGCGCACCGGCCTCGCCATCAACGGCTTCGATCCTGTGTCCTACCAGCTCGGCGGCAAGCCTGCAGCCGGCCGGCCGGAGCATGAGCTGATCCATGACGGCATCGTCTGGCGCTTCGCCTCGCAGGCCAATCTCGAGGCTTTCCGGGATGCCCCGGAAGTCTATGCGCCCGCTTTCGCCGGCTTCGATCCGACGGGAGTGGCCAACGGCGTCGCCGTCGAAAGCGACCCCAGCCAGTTCGCGATCATCGGCTCGCGGCTTTTCCTGTTCCGCTCGGCCGAGAACCGCCAGCGCTTCCTGCAGGACGCCGGGCTCCTGGCCAAGGCCGAAGACAGCTGGAAATCGGTGTTGCGCTTCGTCGCTCGCTGA
- a CDS encoding DUF1134 domain-containing protein has protein sequence MNQTRRSLIKGGLAVAGTGLTGLSTPAFAQNYNEQRNFSQNELVTSGHKFFGNVSRGLALTIEEAVRRWGEPNGYVLGQEASGAFVGGLRFGEGQLYTRNAGDRRLFWQGPSIGFDFGGEGARTMMLVYNLPAVDALYQRFAGVDGSAYFIGGFGFTALTAEGITVVPIRTGVGWRLGVNLGYLKFTPQATWNPF, from the coding sequence ATGAACCAGACCCGCCGCAGTCTCATCAAGGGCGGTCTCGCCGTCGCAGGCACGGGCCTGACCGGCCTGTCCACGCCGGCTTTCGCGCAGAATTACAACGAGCAGCGCAACTTCTCGCAGAACGAACTGGTCACCTCCGGCCACAAGTTCTTCGGCAACGTGTCGCGTGGCCTCGCGCTGACGATCGAAGAGGCGGTGCGGCGCTGGGGCGAACCCAACGGCTACGTGCTCGGCCAGGAGGCATCGGGTGCCTTCGTCGGCGGTCTGCGCTTCGGTGAAGGCCAGCTCTACACGCGCAATGCCGGGGATCGCCGGCTGTTCTGGCAGGGACCCTCGATCGGTTTTGATTTCGGCGGCGAAGGCGCGCGCACGATGATGCTCGTCTACAACCTGCCGGCGGTGGACGCGCTCTATCAGCGCTTCGCCGGCGTCGACGGCTCGGCCTATTTCATCGGCGGCTTCGGCTTCACGGCCCTGACGGCCGAAGGGATCACCGTGGTGCCGATCCGCACCGGCGTCGGCTGGCGGCTCGGCGTCAATCTCGGTTATCTCAAGTTCACGCCGCAGGCGACGTGGAATCCGTTCTAG
- a CDS encoding chemotaxis protein CheW: MTPSDPTKAQHVGFSESLDYVTIRIGEQLLGLPIGRVQDVFITDRITVVPRAPGEIVGLLNLRGRIVTAICLRKRLGRPVPDAEGQGELTAIGIDHGGEAYALIVDAVGEVIRLDRSTFEPLPVHLDRVWTALAMGVHRLADELLVILDLDAVLDLDLATAA, encoded by the coding sequence ATGACCCCCTCCGACCCCACCAAGGCCCAGCACGTCGGCTTCAGCGAATCGCTGGACTACGTGACGATCCGGATCGGCGAGCAATTGCTCGGGCTGCCGATCGGGCGCGTGCAGGACGTCTTCATCACCGACCGCATCACGGTCGTTCCGCGCGCGCCGGGCGAGATCGTCGGCCTGCTCAATCTGCGGGGGCGCATCGTCACGGCGATCTGCCTGCGCAAGCGCCTCGGCCGGCCTGTCCCGGATGCCGAGGGGCAAGGCGAGTTGACCGCGATCGGCATCGACCACGGCGGCGAGGCCTATGCATTGATCGTCGACGCCGTCGGCGAGGTGATCCGTTTGGACCGCTCCACCTTCGAGCCGCTCCCGGTTCATCTCGATCGCGTCTGGACCGCGTTGGCCATGGGCGTTCACCGGCTCGCCGACGAACTCCTCGTCATACTCGATCTCGACGCCGTCCTCGATCTTGACCTTGCCACCGCGGCCTGA
- a CDS encoding chemotaxis protein CheW, protein MDELLQEFLTETGENLDTVDRELVRFEQDPNDRDILRNIFRLVHTVKGTCGFIGLPRLEALTHAAESVIGQFRDGATVKPTAVTAILETIDRIKDILAELAEKGQEPEGNDETLIGELQALADHARGELDQARPAGEPLDPVAAYLARHGQVVAKPSTDDLVFRSAPGPQRGRDGRIEGNEQTIQPDDGAERMRAGSPATLRVNVDTIEHLMTMVSELVLTRNQLLEVSRQQEDAKLKAPLQRLSLITAELQDGVMKTRMQPIGNAWSKLPRIVRDLSAELGKRIDLVTEGAETELDRQILDLIKDPLVHMVRNCADHAIELPAERRNAGKPEQGTIRLSAYHEGGSVTISIADDGRGLDVGRIRNKAVARGLVTEAEIEKLGDAQISRFIFQPGFSTADNVTAVSGRGVGMDVVKANVDSIGGTIDVASRSGLGTTITIKIPLTLAIISALIVIAGRDRYAIPQIAVRELVRVKAGDDNRIEEINGAPVLRLRGRLLPIISLPELMGAPKTTEGEGFIVITQIGERQFGILVDSVFHTEEIVVKPMSSKLRHIPLFSGNTILGDGAVVLIVDPNGVASLVGAVLSDEAEAEPRATAPRVQGGEKQTMLVFRTGAGSLQALPLSLVTRLEEVDAAQFQRGGGRTLLHYRERLIPVTPLAETQLRSQGIQPLVIVSHGDLTIALAVEAIIDIVEDSFDLEMAAADQRGVIGSAMIRGRATDIVDLAHYLPLSEPGWFAAKRGSAASGQVLLVEPSDFLREMLSPIMRASGHAITLAADFNLDTSATDEPFSIALLDLDRQMETAFAFAATLRAQPGSERLRILGLTTCATPDLHMRAVQAGFDDVIAKFDRRALLSELNAGGTDMRQAA, encoded by the coding sequence ATGGACGAGTTGCTGCAAGAGTTCCTGACGGAGACCGGCGAGAATCTCGACACGGTCGATCGGGAGCTCGTACGCTTCGAGCAGGACCCGAACGATCGGGACATCCTGCGCAACATCTTCAGGCTCGTTCACACGGTCAAGGGAACCTGCGGGTTCATCGGGCTGCCGCGCCTCGAGGCGCTGACCCATGCCGCCGAGTCGGTGATCGGACAGTTTCGCGACGGGGCGACGGTGAAGCCGACTGCCGTCACCGCGATCCTCGAAACCATCGACCGCATCAAGGATATCCTCGCCGAGCTCGCCGAAAAGGGCCAGGAGCCGGAGGGTAACGACGAGACGCTGATCGGCGAGCTGCAGGCGCTGGCCGACCACGCCAGGGGCGAGCTCGATCAGGCCCGTCCGGCCGGGGAGCCACTCGATCCGGTCGCCGCCTATCTCGCCCGCCATGGCCAGGTCGTGGCCAAGCCCTCGACCGACGATCTCGTCTTCCGCAGCGCTCCGGGCCCCCAGCGCGGCCGCGACGGCCGCATCGAGGGCAACGAGCAGACCATTCAACCCGACGATGGCGCCGAGCGCATGCGGGCCGGCAGCCCGGCGACGCTGCGCGTCAATGTCGACACGATCGAGCATCTGATGACCATGGTCTCGGAGCTCGTCCTGACACGCAACCAGCTTCTCGAGGTCTCGCGCCAGCAGGAGGACGCCAAGCTCAAGGCGCCGCTCCAGCGCCTGTCGCTGATCACCGCCGAGCTGCAGGACGGCGTGATGAAGACGCGCATGCAGCCGATCGGCAACGCCTGGTCGAAGCTGCCGCGCATCGTGCGCGACCTCAGCGCCGAGCTCGGCAAGCGCATCGACCTCGTGACCGAAGGCGCGGAAACCGAACTCGACCGCCAGATCCTCGACCTGATCAAGGATCCGCTCGTCCACATGGTCCGCAATTGCGCCGACCATGCGATCGAACTCCCGGCCGAACGCCGTAATGCCGGCAAGCCCGAGCAGGGCACGATCCGGCTCTCCGCCTATCACGAGGGCGGCTCGGTCACGATCTCGATCGCCGATGACGGGCGCGGGCTCGATGTCGGGCGTATCCGCAACAAGGCCGTGGCCCGGGGGCTCGTCACGGAAGCCGAGATCGAGAAGCTCGGCGATGCCCAGATCAGCCGTTTCATCTTCCAGCCCGGCTTCTCGACGGCCGACAATGTGACGGCGGTCTCGGGCCGCGGCGTCGGCATGGATGTGGTCAAGGCCAATGTCGATTCGATCGGCGGGACGATCGACGTCGCCAGCCGTTCCGGCCTCGGCACTACCATTACCATCAAGATCCCGCTGACGCTCGCCATCATCTCGGCTCTGATCGTGATTGCGGGCAGAGACCGCTATGCGATCCCGCAGATCGCCGTGCGCGAGCTCGTGCGGGTCAAGGCGGGCGACGATAACCGCATCGAGGAGATCAACGGCGCCCCGGTCCTGCGGCTGCGCGGGCGCCTGCTGCCGATCATTTCGCTTCCCGAGCTGATGGGCGCGCCCAAGACCACCGAAGGCGAAGGCTTCATCGTCATCACCCAGATCGGCGAGCGGCAGTTCGGAATCCTCGTCGACAGCGTGTTCCACACCGAGGAAATCGTGGTGAAGCCGATGTCGAGCAAGCTTCGGCACATCCCTCTCTTCTCCGGCAACACCATCCTTGGCGATGGCGCGGTCGTGCTGATCGTCGATCCCAACGGGGTCGCCAGCCTCGTCGGCGCCGTCCTGTCGGACGAGGCCGAAGCCGAGCCGCGCGCCACCGCCCCCCGCGTGCAGGGTGGCGAGAAGCAGACGATGCTCGTCTTCCGCACCGGCGCCGGCAGCCTGCAGGCTCTGCCCCTCTCGCTCGTGACCCGGCTGGAAGAGGTCGACGCTGCTCAATTCCAGCGCGGCGGCGGCCGGACGCTGCTGCACTACCGCGAGCGTCTCATCCCGGTCACGCCGCTGGCAGAAACCCAGTTGCGCAGCCAGGGCATCCAGCCGCTCGTCATCGTATCGCACGGCGATCTCACGATCGCCCTTGCCGTCGAGGCCATCATCGACATCGTCGAGGATAGTTTCGACCTCGAAATGGCGGCGGCCGACCAGCGCGGCGTGATCGGCTCGGCGATGATCCGGGGCCGTGCCACCGATATCGTCGATCTCGCCCATTATCTGCCGCTGAGCGAGCCCGGCTGGTTCGCCGCGAAGCGCGGTTCCGCCGCATCGGGCCAGGTTCTGCTGGTCGAACCGTCGGACTTCCTGCGGGAGATGCTGAGCCCGATCATGAGGGCTTCCGGCCACGCGATCACCCTGGCGGCCGATTTCAATCTCGATACTTCCGCCACAGACGAGCCGTTCAGCATCGCGCTGCTCGATCTCGACCGGCAGATGGAAACGGCCTTCGCCTTCGCCGCGACGTTGCGCGCCCAGCCCGGGAGCGAGCGTCTGCGTATCCTCGGCCTCACGACCTGCGCGACGCCGGACCTGCACATGCGCGCCGTACAAGCCGGCTTCGACGATGTCATCGCGAAGTTCGATCGCCGGGCCCTGCTGAGCGAGCTGAATGCCGGGGGCACGGATATGAGGCAGGCGGCATGA